In Sphingobacterium sp. SYP-B4668, the sequence AGATAATCTATGGGCCACATGCTATCAAGGTATCCGACGTACAACCATATTTATAACCAATATTGATAATGTTCCACTTAAAGGACAATTGGACAATGGCACATCCTTTAATAAAGTATGGAAAGCTGAGGCCCGTTTCTTGAGGGCGATGTTCTATTTTGAACTGGTGAAGCGTTATGGAGGCGTTCCATTATTGGGAGATAAGGTGTATCAATTGAACGATGATATCGAGCTACCTCGTAATACTTTTGACGAATGTGTATCGTTTATCGTGCAAGAATGCGATGTTATTCGTGATAGTTTGCGCATAGATCCGATGAATCTTCAGTTTTTCGGAAGACCCACGAATGCAGCGGCTATGGCATTGAAATCGAGACTACTTTTGTATGCGGCTAGTCCATTGTTCAATGGCGGAAATATTGATGCAGGAAATGTCTTGACTGGATACACCGATTTTTCATCGAACCGTTGGCAAGCAGCTGAAAATGCTGCGAAAGCTATTATTGACTTGGGACTTTATAAATTGGAACCGAATTTTGCCGAAGTATTCACCACCCGTAATATGGAACGGATCTTCTCCAAGCAGGGAGACAATAATACGAGCGTAGAAAACAACAATGGACCAATAGGGTATTCTGCTGGTGTCAACAACGGTCGGACAAGTGCTACTCAAGAGTTGGTCGATGCTTTTGGCATGAGCAATGGACTGGATATTAGCGATCCTAGTTCCGGCTATGACGCGAATAATCCGTATACAGGTCGAGACCCGCGATTCTATGCAACGATTTTCTATAATGGTGCAATGTGGTTGAATCGTCCTGTCCAAACTTTTGAAGGTGGAGCTGATAAGCCCGGAGGTTCGGTTCAACAAACCAAAACTAGTTATTATGTCCG encodes:
- a CDS encoding RagB/SusD family nutrient uptake outer membrane protein, coding for MNYINLTGFGLLMMMFTFSCKSDLETEPIELQTLDQVFDKRDSAGVNANRFLADCYRFLPSTGNRVGGDYLDAATDDAVSSNPTNTSVQQLATGSYTSDSYQDNLWATCYQGIRRTTIFITNIDNVPLKGQLDNGTSFNKVWKAEARFLRAMFYFELVKRYGGVPLLGDKVYQLNDDIELPRNTFDECVSFIVQECDVIRDSLRIDPMNLQFFGRPTNAAAMALKSRLLLYAASPLFNGGNIDAGNVLTGYTDFSSNRWQAAENAAKAIIDLGLYKLEPNFAEVFTTRNMERIFSKQGDNNTSVENNNGPIGYSAGVNNGRTSATQELVDAFGMSNGLDISDPSSGYDANNPYTGRDPRFYATIFYNGAMWLNRPVQTFEGGADKPGGSVQQTKTSYYVRKFMGNFETATNYSNVNHDFILFRYAETLLNYAEARNERLGSPDASVYQAVEEIRKRAGLTPFELPTSLSQQQMRVVIQQERRKEMAFEEQRFYDVRRWKTAEVDFNKDLHAAIIYQTGTGTIRQTAPILKMKFEKKMYLAPIPFTEVIKNPQMVQNPGW